The DNA window AAGATTTGTCCGTATTGTTTTGGCGTTTCATTTTTAGCAATCAAAGCATTCCATAATCGTGCTCCATCTAAATGATACCCTAAATCATGTGTATCACAAACGGTTCTGATTTTTTTAAGTTCTTCAAAATCCCAACAAGCTCCTCCTCCTTTATTGGTTGTGTTTTCAACTTCTACTAAACTGGTTTGACTATAATAAAAGGCATCTGGATTTATAGCCTGAATCACTTGTTGAGCATTAAACATGCCTCTTTCACCATCAATTAAATGACAAGATACACCACTATTAAATGCTGCTCCTCCAGCTTCATAATTATAAATGTGTGCATATTTATCACAAATGACTTGCTCTCCAGGTTGCGTGTGTAATTTGATAGCAGTCTGATTAGCCATACTTCCAGATGGAAAAAACAAAGCTTTCTCCTTTCCAAACATGTTTGCTAAACGCTCTTCTAAAGCATTTACAGTTGGGTCTTCTTTGAATACGTCGTCACCAACTTCGGCAGACATCATAGCATTTAACATGCCTTTTGTGGGCTTTGTTACTGTATCGCTTCTTAAATCTATTGTCATAAATTAGTTAGTATTGTAATTGCATTTATCACTTCCAATTGGAGAACCATCAGGAATTTTCGGTGAATTTTTCAATATAAATTCTTCTGGATCCTCATTAAATTGCTCTATTAGTTTTTTATATTGTTTGCTATAATAATTTGGTAAAAGCATAGGTAATGAATTAGGCGTTTTACTAACAGGCATATTAATAGTATTTGGCACACTTTTTATTTTGTCAATATATTGATTTGCAATAGCATTGACTTGAAAGTAAGCTTTGTCATTTACAGCTAAATTCATAATATGTTTGAGAACATTAGTATTGATTATTTGTTGAATTTCATTTAAATAGGGATCATTATATTGCTTTTTAAATGAATTTTCAATTACAATTTTTAATAATTCATCTAAATTTAATTGACTACTATCTAAACTATGTTGATAAACTAAACGATTTGCTCGCTCTGGATGTAATAATAAACTTAATGTCATATCACTTGCAGTAGCAGCAGCACTCATTGGGTCGAAAGCAACTCCAGCTTGACTAGAAAAGGATTCACGACTTCTATAATATTCAAAAGCTCTTGGTGGAAATAATTCCAATTTATCCTTTGGAATCGCTAATGCTTCAGCAGATAATGTTTTAAGAATAGAATTTAAAGCATCTCGTTGCATTTTAGCATCTACAGACTTCACAACCGTTTGTCCATCACCTTTCACAGCATAATTATAATCTAAACCTCCAATCACTTTAGCTGCAGCTTCAGTTTGAAAACGATGGAAGAAATAGAGCGGCACAAATACATCTTCTAATACTGAAAGCGGTTCGCCTTTTCGAATATTGTCTATTGAGAAATTTGAAATAGCTTTTTCTCTAACTGCTAAAAGATTGTCCAATTCTTCAGAAGCAGATTTGCCATTATCCCAAAGGTGAGCAGAAGCATGTGCTCCTCCTTTTGCTCTTGCATCACGATCTGAAATAAAACGATGACCAGCTAAAGTTGCAGCTTTTAAAATTTTATTTAAGTCTTCAGTTTCGTTTGAATTTTTATCAAATTCAGAATAGCTATATGCCACAGTAACTTTGTCCCAATCTCCAATTCCTACAGCATACGCATCACTTAAATCTATATGTCCGTTAGTTAATTTTACTAAAGGATGTGGGTAATCCATAACTGATGACCTTTGGTTTGGACTTGCAGCAAAATTATGTGCAAACCCAATAGTGTGCCCAATTTCGTGAGCGCTCAACTGACGAATTCTCGCTAAAGCCATATCTAACATAGGTTGATAATTATCGTCACGCTCTGCAAATGGTTTATCTAATAACGCTTGAGCAATCATAAAATCCTGACGAATTCGTAAACTACCTAAACTCACATGACCTTTAATAATTTCTCCAGTTCTAGGATCGATA is part of the Psychroserpens ponticola genome and encodes:
- a CDS encoding threonine aldolase family protein, which translates into the protein MTIDLRSDTVTKPTKGMLNAMMSAEVGDDVFKEDPTVNALEERLANMFGKEKALFFPSGSMANQTAIKLHTQPGEQVICDKYAHIYNYEAGGAAFNSGVSCHLIDGERGMFNAQQVIQAINPDAFYYSQTSLVEVENTTNKGGGACWDFEELKKIRTVCDTHDLGYHLDGARLWNALIAKNETPKQYGQIFDTISVCLSKGLGCPIGSVLIGDESIMKKSIHLRKVFGGNMRQVGYLAAAGLYALDHNMDRLAEDHKKAKDIGQALFDLSIIKVVEPIETNIVIFELESHVDEAEFLQQLTDKNIHIISMGSNKLRMVTHLDYTDQMHERLLDVLNEF
- a CDS encoding zinc-dependent metalloprotease — encoded protein: MKKQILYFVLFLSILPAFSQVLDNKDLENYNGFFDFHYDEGQDKIYLEVKNLDQEFLYVNSLATGVGSNDIGLDRGLLGRERIVKFQKAGNKLLLIQPNQNYRAITDNVLEKKSIEQAFAKSVLYGFKIEEEKNGTYIIDITPFLMEDVNGVASTFKRSKEGNYKLDASKSALSLNRTKAFPKNVEFEALLTFKGQPTGKNIRTVAPTASLVSVIQHHSFIELPDNEYKMREFDVRSGAISISYLDYATPIQEQIRKRYIIRHRLEKKNPNAELSEAKEPIIYYLDPGTPEPVRSALLDGARWWNQAYESIGFKDAFQVKMLPADADPMDCRYNVIQWVHRSTRGWSYGGSVIDPRTGEIIKGHVSLGSLRIRQDFMIAQALLDKPFAERDDNYQPMLDMALARIRQLSAHEIGHTIGFAHNFAASPNQRSSVMDYPHPLVKLTNGHIDLSDAYAVGIGDWDKVTVAYSYSEFDKNSNETEDLNKILKAATLAGHRFISDRDARAKGGAHASAHLWDNGKSASEELDNLLAVREKAISNFSIDNIRKGEPLSVLEDVFVPLYFFHRFQTEAAAKVIGGLDYNYAVKGDGQTVVKSVDAKMQRDALNSILKTLSAEALAIPKDKLELFPPRAFEYYRSRESFSSQAGVAFDPMSAAATASDMTLSLLLHPERANRLVYQHSLDSSQLNLDELLKIVIENSFKKQYNDPYLNEIQQIINTNVLKHIMNLAVNDKAYFQVNAIANQYIDKIKSVPNTINMPVSKTPNSLPMLLPNYYSKQYKKLIEQFNEDPEEFILKNSPKIPDGSPIGSDKCNYNTN